From a region of the Canis lupus dingo isolate Sandy chromosome 5, ASM325472v2, whole genome shotgun sequence genome:
- the EFNB3 gene encoding ephrin-B3 isoform X1, whose protein sequence is MGALRSGPGGVRVGALLLLGALGLVSGLSLEPVYWNSANKRFQAEGGYVLYPQIGDRLDLLCPRARPPGPHSSPNYEFYKLYLVGGAQGRRCEAPPAPNLLLTCDRPDLDLRFTIKFQEYSPNLWGHEFRSHHDYYIIATSDGTREGLESLQGGVCLTRGMKVLLRVGQSPRGGAAPRKPVSEMPMERDRGAAHGLEPGKDNMPGDPTSNATSRGAEGPLPPPSMPAVAGAAGGLALLLLGVAGAGGAMCWRRRRAKPSESRHPGPGSFGRGGSLGLGSGSGMGPREAEPGELGIALRGGGAADPPFCPHYEKVSGDYGHPVYIVQDGPPQSPPNIYYKV, encoded by the exons ATGGGGGCCCTGCGTTCTGGGCCAGGGGGCGTGCGAGTCGGGGCCCTACTGCTGCTCGGCGCCCTGGGGCTGGTGTCTgggctcagcctggagcctgtCTACTGGAATTCGGCAAATAAGAG GTTCCAGGCGGAGGGTGGCTATGTGCTCTACCCTCAGATCGGGGACCGGCTAGACTTGCTCTGCCCCCGAGCCCGGCCTCCTGGCCCCCACTCCTCTCCTAATTATGAGTTCTACAAGCTGTACCTGGTAGGGGGGGCCCAGGGCCGGCGCTGTGAGGCACCTCCTGCCCCAAACCTGCTTCTCACTTGTGACCGGCCAGACCTGGATTTGCGCTTCACCATCAAGTTCCAGGAGTATAGCCCTAACCTCTGGGGCCATGAGTTCCGCTCGCACCACGATTACTACATAATTG CCACGTCGGATGGGACCCGGGAAGGCCTGGAGAGCTTGCAGGGAGGCGTGTGCCTCACCAGAGGCATGAAGGTGCTTCTCCGAGTGGGACAAA GTCCCCGGGGAGGGGCGGCCCCCAGGAAGCCTGTGTCTGAAATGCCCATGGAGAGAGACCGGGGGGCGGCCCACGGCCTGGAGCCTGGGAAGGACAACATGCCAG GTGACCCCACCAGCAATGCAACCTCCCGGGGTGCTGaaggccccctgccccctcccagcatGCCCGCGGTGGCCGGGGCAGCGGGGGGGCTGGCGCTGCTCTTGCTGGGcgtggcaggggctgggggtgccaTGTGTTGGCGGAGACGGCGGGCCAAGCCTTCGGAGAGTCGCCACCCTGGTCCTGGCTCCTTCGGGAGGGGAGGGTCTCTGGGCCTGGGCAGCGGAAGTGGCATGGGGCCTCGGGAGGCTGAGCCTGGGGAGCTAGGGATAGCTCTGCGGGGCGGTGGGGCTGCAGACCCCCCCTTCTGCCCCCACTATGAGAAGGTGAGCGGTGACTATGGGCATCCTGTGTACATCGTGCAGGATGGGCCCCCTCAGAGCCCTCCCAACATCTACTACAAGGTATGA
- the WRAP53 gene encoding LOW QUALITY PROTEIN: telomerase Cajal body protein 1 (The sequence of the model RefSeq protein was modified relative to this genomic sequence to represent the inferred CDS: inserted 1 base in 1 codon) — MSAPEAPRSAPDCLAADQAPAPAPLSPRASPTGESPDSELLPPPVPPAGDGPARSFPDPAAGSRAPGEGGPVSASTALQAGFSAPTDLSPRIEEPEVGENVSLPAEEADGPELGPGEAVEGVSEDLAPEDEGYSTRNYCFSQLPRFLSGSWSEFTQPENFLKGCKWAPDGSCILTNSADNILRIYNLPPELYNEGEQVEYAEMVPVLRMVEGDTIYDYCWYSLMSSSEPDTSYVASSSRENPIHIWDAFTGELRASFRAYNHLDELTAAHSLCFSPDGSQLFCGFNRTIRVFSTARPGRDCEVRATFAKKQGQSGIISCIAFSPAQPLYACGSYSRSLGLYACDDGSPLALLGGHQGGITHLCFHPDGNRFFSGARKDAELLCWDLRQPSHPLWSLSREVTTNQRIYFDLDSTGQFLVSGSTSGAVSVWDTGGAGQEGKPEPLLSFLPQKDCTNGVSLHPSLPLLATASGQRVFPEPTESEDEGEREVDLPLLSMRHVHLECQLQLWWCGGXHGTRIADAPQGQKGQGGTEESECEFT; from the exons ATGAGCGCGCCCGAGGCGCCCCGGTCGGCCCCGGACTGCCTTGCTGCGGACCAGGCCCCCGCTCCGGCTCCCCTATCTCCTCGGGCTTCCCCGACGGGTGAGAGTCCGGACTCTGAACTGTTGCCACCGCCGGTACCTCCCGCTGGGGACGGCCCGGCCCGCTCGTTCCCGGATCCCGCGGCGGGCTCCCGGGCGCCAGGGGAGGGCGGCCCCGTTTCTGCCTCCACCGCCCTGCAGGCGGGCTTCTCTGCTCCTACCGACTTGAGCCCTCGAATTGAGGAGCCAGAGGTTGGTGAAAACGTGAGCCTTCCCGCAGAAGAAGCGGACGGGCCGGAATTGGGGCCAGGAGAGGCGGTGGAAGGAGTGTCTGAGGACCTCGCCCCGGAGGACGAAGGATACAG CACCCGGAACTACTGCTTCTCCCAGCTCCCTCGGTTTCTCAGTGGTTCCTGGTCAGAGTTCACCCAACCCGAGAACTTCTTGAAAGGCTGTAAGTG GGCTCCTGATGGTTCCTGCATCTTGACCAATAGTGCGGATAACATCCTGCGGATTTATAACCTGCCCCCAGAGCTGTACAATGAGGGGGAACAGGTGGAATATGCAGAGATG GTCCCTGTCCTTCGAATGGTGGAAGGTGACACCATCTATGATTATTGTTGGTATTCTCTGATGTCTTCATCCGAGCCAGACACCTCCTA CGTGGCCAGCAGCAGCCGGGAGAACCCCATTCACATCTGGGATGCATTTACTGGAGAGCTCCGGGCTTCCTTTCGTGCCTACAACCACCTG GACGAGCTGACGGCAGCCCACTCGCTCTGCTTCTCCCCTGACGGCTCCCAGCTCTTCTGTGGCTTCAACAGGACCATACGGGTCTTTTCCACGGCCCGGCCTGGCCGTGACTGTGAGGTCCGAGCCACGTTTG CCAAAAAGCAGGGCCAGAGTGGCATCATCTCCTGCATAGCCTTCAGCCCAGCCCAACCCCTCTACGCTTGTGGCTCCTATAGCCGTTCCCTGGGTCTGTATGCCTGTGATGATGGCTCCCCTCTTGCTTTGCTGGGAGGACACCAAGGAGGCATCACTCACCTCTGCTTTCACCCTGATGGCAACCGCTTCTTCTCAGGAGCCCGCAAG GATGCTGAGCTTCTGTGCTGGGACCTCCGGCAGCCCAGCCATCCACTGTGGTCGCTGAGTCGAGAGGTGACCACCAATCAGCGCATCTACTTCGATCTGGATTC GACTGGGCAGTTCTTGGTGAGCGGGAGCACCAGTGGGGCTGTGTCTGTGTGGGACACCGGCGGGGCTGGACAGGAAGGGAAGCCGGAGCCATTGCTGAGTTTTCTGCCCCAGAAAGACTGTACCAACGGAGTGAG TCTGCACCCTAGCCTGCCATTGCTGGCCACCGCCTCCGGTCAGCGTGTGTTCCCAGAGCCCACAGAGAGTGAGGACGAAGGGGAGCGGGAGGTGGACCTTCCCCTGCTTTCCATGCGCCACGTCCACCTCGAATGTCAGCTTCAGCTCTGGTGGTGTGGTG GACATGGAACCAGGATAGCTGATGCTCCCCAGGGCCAGAAGGGCCAGGGAGGGACTGAGGAAAGTGAGTGTGAGTTTACATAA
- the EFNB3 gene encoding ephrin-B3 isoform X2 produces MGALRSGPGGVRVGALLLLGALGLVSGLSLEPVYWNSANKRFQAEGGYVLYPQIGDRLDLLCPRARPPGPHSSPNYEFYKLYLVGGAQGRRCEAPPAPNLLLTCDRPDLDLRFTIKFQEYSPNLWGHEFRSHHDYYIIATSDGTREGLESLQGGVCLTRGMKVLLRVGQSPRGGAAPRKPVSEMPMERDRGAAHGLEPGKDNMPGLFLFPSSPLPRLLLPAPLTLSASYPRPLPRPLPSPWVGWGEVQAFSPQLPLLTSLTNCSPQSAKNAGLAGKALALVLHPSSGHGRQGLLLRPAPGLYLLQPSGVVGS; encoded by the exons ATGGGGGCCCTGCGTTCTGGGCCAGGGGGCGTGCGAGTCGGGGCCCTACTGCTGCTCGGCGCCCTGGGGCTGGTGTCTgggctcagcctggagcctgtCTACTGGAATTCGGCAAATAAGAG GTTCCAGGCGGAGGGTGGCTATGTGCTCTACCCTCAGATCGGGGACCGGCTAGACTTGCTCTGCCCCCGAGCCCGGCCTCCTGGCCCCCACTCCTCTCCTAATTATGAGTTCTACAAGCTGTACCTGGTAGGGGGGGCCCAGGGCCGGCGCTGTGAGGCACCTCCTGCCCCAAACCTGCTTCTCACTTGTGACCGGCCAGACCTGGATTTGCGCTTCACCATCAAGTTCCAGGAGTATAGCCCTAACCTCTGGGGCCATGAGTTCCGCTCGCACCACGATTACTACATAATTG CCACGTCGGATGGGACCCGGGAAGGCCTGGAGAGCTTGCAGGGAGGCGTGTGCCTCACCAGAGGCATGAAGGTGCTTCTCCGAGTGGGACAAA GTCCCCGGGGAGGGGCGGCCCCCAGGAAGCCTGTGTCTGAAATGCCCATGGAGAGAGACCGGGGGGCGGCCCACGGCCTGGAGCCTGGGAAGGACAACATGCCAG GTCTGTTCCTCTTCCCTAGCAGTCCCCTCCCGAGGCTCCTCTTACCGGCTCCTCTTACCCTCTCGGCTTCTTATCCTAGGCCTCTCCCTAGGCCTCTCCCATCTCCCtgggtgggttggggggaggtGCAAGCATTCTCCCCTCAGCTCCCTCTTCTGACCTCTCTTACCAACTGCTCCCCTCAGTCTGCCAAAAATGCGGGCCTCGCGGGGAAGGCTCTGGCTCTGGTGCTGCACCCCAGCTCTGGGCATGGGCGGCAGGGCCTCCTTCTccgccctgccccaggcctctaCCTACTCCAGCCCTCTGGGGTGGTTGGGTCATGA